One segment of Haloplanus natans DSM 17983 DNA contains the following:
- a CDS encoding SDR family oxidoreductase, protein MDGTNAVVTGASRGIGASVVRRFAAEGAHVTCCARTLDDLESVVESADGSVTPVRADVRDEFDVERLMETAAGEGAIDVVVANAAVNHGPPGESPLGEESYTRFDDTMRTNLRGVFTTIREALPHLAPDARILVPSGSVARESTPGMGAYAVSKAGAEALVRGFAADIDGSVAVVDPGYVATDLSGGKGRDPADVAPMFVWAARDAEDADGEVLDLRAWKSATR, encoded by the coding sequence ATGGACGGAACAAACGCCGTCGTTACGGGAGCGAGTCGGGGAATCGGTGCGAGCGTCGTACGGAGGTTCGCGGCCGAGGGCGCCCACGTCACCTGCTGTGCTCGGACGCTCGACGACCTCGAGTCGGTCGTCGAATCGGCGGACGGTTCGGTGACGCCGGTGCGGGCGGACGTCCGCGACGAGTTCGACGTGGAGCGGCTGATGGAGACGGCCGCCGGTGAGGGCGCTATCGACGTAGTGGTGGCGAACGCCGCCGTCAACCACGGCCCACCCGGAGAGAGTCCGCTCGGGGAGGAGTCGTACACGCGCTTCGACGACACGATGCGCACCAACCTGCGCGGCGTCTTCACGACGATACGCGAGGCGCTGCCACATCTCGCACCCGACGCGCGAATCCTCGTCCCGTCGGGGAGCGTTGCCCGGGAGTCGACGCCGGGGATGGGTGCCTACGCCGTCTCGAAGGCGGGCGCCGAGGCGCTGGTTCGGGGGTTCGCGGCCGACATCGACGGGTCCGTCGCCGTCGTCGACCCCGGCTACGTCGCTACCGACCTCAGCGGCGGCAAGGGCCGCGACCCGGCCGACGTGGCCCCGATGTTCGTGTGGGCGGCCCGCGACGCCGAGGACGCCGACGGCGAGGTGCTCGACCTGCGGGCGTGGAAGTCGGCCACCCGGTAG
- a CDS encoding ZIP family metal transporter produces the protein MRVSSIVGLASTGVFVGLSALATTLGAWKLLGISWVAFAAMALGIPLGRRTLGDRSWALVWGYGLAAGAMITSAAVFLVPQAIAHDTNFGGFGIALGLLVGFAGHTVGHRLAHYDLPLDRTVAELSAHAFSAGLIIGIIYGNMPTLGPILGLAIVSHKGPAGYAAARRLVSKGRNPTVLLLPAAGVGIAAIVSSLIQLPASAAVRGVVFGFAAGIFLHVAMDFLPRCELGSDVHELLTVTGDAHELLDRLRVHAVLSTGLGGIAVFVAWVVVT, from the coding sequence ATGCGTGTCTCTTCCATCGTCGGTCTCGCCAGTACCGGCGTCTTCGTCGGCCTCTCGGCGCTCGCGACGACTCTCGGTGCCTGGAAACTCCTCGGTATCTCGTGGGTGGCTTTCGCCGCGATGGCGCTCGGCATCCCGCTCGGTCGGCGGACGCTCGGCGACCGGTCGTGGGCGCTCGTCTGGGGCTACGGGCTCGCCGCCGGCGCGATGATCACCAGCGCGGCCGTCTTTCTCGTCCCGCAGGCCATCGCCCACGACACCAACTTCGGCGGGTTCGGCATCGCGCTCGGCCTGCTGGTGGGCTTTGCCGGCCACACCGTTGGCCACCGACTCGCCCACTACGACCTGCCCCTTGACCGCACCGTCGCCGAACTCTCCGCGCACGCCTTCTCCGCGGGGCTGATCATCGGTATCATCTACGGCAACATGCCGACGCTCGGTCCCATTCTCGGCCTCGCCATCGTCTCGCACAAGGGACCGGCGGGCTACGCGGCGGCTCGACGCCTCGTCTCGAAGGGTCGGAACCCGACCGTGCTCCTCCTCCCGGCGGCGGGCGTAGGCATCGCGGCCATCGTCTCCAGCCTGATTCAGCTCCCGGCCTCCGCGGCCGTTCGGGGTGTCGTCTTCGGCTTCGCCGCCGGCATCTTCCTCCACGTCGCGATGGACTTCCTGCCGCGGTGTGAACTCGGGAGCGACGTGCACGAACTCCTGACGGTCACCGGCGACGCACACGAACTGCTCGACCGCCTCCGGGTTCACGCCGTCCTCAGCACGGGTCTCGGCGGCATCGCCGTGTTCGTCGCGTGGGTCGTCGTCACCTAG
- a CDS encoding DUF7490 domain-containing protein: MRRETTLAAGAAGVALLAVVAAVLVPGALADPSEERPVRPGPVDIADMEISAGDVTGDTVTLNVVTRLSHRGPPARNVTVRIQAVDAESGLVETTRTTTAGDLTGEREVAVPTNLTVEREGGYRIRAVVYRDDQRVDSGTRELRGLEALQPPYARSAVGFAEADALPPVAFSVAGTEGNRTTLALQMALTNAGDDRPGDLRVTVTLRQADSNIVANRTSVPVGSIRPGRTETVETRLTVPTGYNYYIDAVLWKDGVVIDSARGAANLDPTETISVNETRRDVELRVSDFTRGDGDDERPRPEATGMPTSGGGPGFGAAVAVVALLAAALLARRTSQ, translated from the coding sequence ATGCGCCGCGAAACCACGCTGGCCGCCGGGGCGGCCGGCGTTGCCCTCCTGGCCGTCGTCGCCGCCGTCCTCGTCCCCGGCGCCCTCGCCGATCCGAGCGAGGAGCGACCGGTTCGTCCCGGCCCGGTCGACATCGCCGACATGGAGATTTCGGCCGGCGACGTGACCGGCGATACGGTGACGCTGAACGTCGTGACGCGCCTGTCCCATCGTGGCCCGCCGGCGCGGAACGTGACCGTGCGGATACAGGCGGTCGATGCGGAGTCGGGGCTCGTCGAGACGACGCGAACGACGACCGCCGGCGACCTGACCGGGGAACGCGAGGTAGCGGTGCCGACGAACCTGACCGTCGAGCGCGAGGGTGGCTACCGGATTCGTGCGGTCGTCTACCGCGACGACCAGCGGGTCGACAGCGGGACGCGCGAACTCCGCGGCCTCGAAGCCCTCCAGCCGCCGTACGCCCGAAGCGCCGTGGGCTTCGCCGAGGCGGACGCCCTCCCGCCGGTCGCCTTCTCCGTCGCCGGGACGGAGGGCAACCGGACGACACTCGCCCTGCAGATGGCACTGACCAACGCGGGCGACGACCGGCCGGGGGACCTGCGCGTCACGGTGACGCTCCGGCAGGCCGACTCGAACATCGTCGCCAACCGCACCTCGGTCCCGGTGGGGTCGATCCGCCCCGGCCGCACGGAGACGGTCGAGACGCGGCTGACGGTGCCGACGGGCTACAACTACTACATCGACGCCGTGCTCTGGAAGGACGGGGTCGTCATCGACAGCGCCCGCGGGGCGGCGAATCTGGACCCGACGGAGACGATCAGCGTCAACGAGACGCGACGCGACGTGGAACTGCGCGTGAGTGACTTCACCCGCGGCGACGGGGACGACGAGCGTCCCCGGCCGGAGGCGACGGGGATGCCCACCTCGGGTGGCGGTCCCGGTTTCGGCGCCGCCGTCGCCGTCGTTGCGCTCCTCGCCGCGGCCCTACTCGCACGGAGGACGAGCCAATGA
- a CDS encoding universal stress protein, protein MTVYVVGTDTVDTSAALCDYLDRRLDASDTVHAVNSLPGGDATDATDARDGEDAVTVVQSRLGAVATVETHQFVRGNDPHEDLLAHADAVDADELVIGVRKRNPTAKIVFGSTAQAVLLRSARPVAVVPLT, encoded by the coding sequence ATGACCGTCTACGTCGTCGGCACCGACACCGTCGATACGAGCGCCGCGCTGTGTGATTATCTCGACCGCCGCCTCGACGCCAGCGATACGGTCCACGCCGTCAACTCCCTCCCCGGTGGCGACGCCACCGACGCCACCGACGCCCGCGACGGCGAGGACGCGGTCACCGTCGTCCAGTCGCGTCTCGGGGCCGTCGCGACGGTCGAGACCCACCAGTTCGTCCGCGGCAACGACCCCCACGAGGACCTCCTCGCCCACGCCGACGCCGTCGACGCCGACGAACTCGTCATCGGCGTTCGCAAGCGCAATCCGACGGCGAAAATCGTCTTCGGCAGCACGGCCCAGGCGGTCCTCCTGCGCTCCGCGCGTCCCGTCGCCGTCGTCCCGCTGACCTGA
- a CDS encoding alpha/beta fold hydrolase, whose product MSVTATPARRFDVATTTLGFESEGRRCRGRLYRPDRPATPPVIVLGPEFAAEATFGYPRYAERFARAGYAAFVFDYRGFGESEDEPRNLVDPAGQITDLNAAVDRVRRLDGERRRVVLWGFGLGGGHAVRVAANRRVAAVVAVAPLLDGRAFARARSPRALARAVGAGVRDRLLAPFGRSRSVPVVGGRDEFGVLPRPTGDAYLDLVPPRSDWHNATPARGLLSLFRYRPLADAERVRCPTFLLAAADDDVAPPAVVADAADRIEGSTFLRLPIGHADALGPAFETAVAHQIAFLDEVLDR is encoded by the coding sequence ATGTCGGTGACCGCGACACCCGCCCGCCGGTTCGACGTGGCGACGACGACGCTCGGCTTCGAGAGCGAGGGCCGGAGGTGTCGCGGTCGACTCTACCGGCCGGACCGACCCGCCACGCCGCCGGTGATCGTGCTGGGCCCCGAGTTCGCGGCCGAGGCGACGTTCGGCTACCCGCGGTACGCCGAGCGCTTCGCCCGTGCGGGCTACGCCGCCTTCGTCTTCGACTACCGCGGCTTCGGCGAGAGCGAGGACGAGCCACGAAATCTCGTCGACCCCGCGGGACAGATCACGGATTTGAACGCGGCGGTCGACCGGGTCCGCCGTCTCGACGGCGAGCGCCGACGGGTCGTGCTCTGGGGGTTCGGCCTCGGCGGCGGTCACGCGGTCCGTGTGGCCGCGAACCGGCGCGTGGCGGCCGTCGTCGCCGTTGCCCCCCTGCTCGACGGGCGGGCGTTCGCCCGCGCTCGTTCGCCGCGCGCGCTCGCCCGTGCGGTCGGTGCCGGCGTCCGTGACCGGTTGCTCGCCCCCTTCGGCCGGTCCCGATCCGTCCCCGTCGTGGGCGGACGCGACGAGTTCGGCGTCCTGCCGCGCCCGACCGGCGACGCGTATCTGGATCTCGTTCCGCCGCGGAGCGACTGGCACAACGCGACGCCCGCCCGCGGACTCCTCTCCCTGTTTCGCTACCGCCCGCTCGCCGACGCCGAGCGGGTGCGCTGTCCGACCTTCCTCCTCGCTGCCGCCGACGACGACGTTGCCCCGCCAGCCGTCGTCGCCGACGCCGCCGACCGGATCGAGGGATCGACGTTCCTCCGTCTCCCCATCGGTCACGCCGACGCGCTCGGCCCGGCGTTCGAGACGGCCGTAGCCCACCAGATCGCCTTCCTCGATGAGGTCCTCGACCGGTAG